From the Theobroma cacao cultivar B97-61/B2 chromosome 2, Criollo_cocoa_genome_V2, whole genome shotgun sequence genome, one window contains:
- the LOC18607427 gene encoding uncharacterized protein LOC18607427: protein MASSPPNPKPLFHARSDSLPSRPHLFRSQLEEHLCRLRATDASSSSSSSICNQLSCLRDLYDSVDSFLQLGQTQRALAKEFSGKQFDKVLDGSLRRLDVSSITKDVLSRTKEQAQELQSIFRRRRGDECSFRNEVNVYLTSRKEAKNVTLKSLRDIKSKCRFSPSDHENMGMVSMLREIDEVSLLVFESLLSYVSGANAQSKTSSWSSVSRFMHSKRIACNEEANDNNEFEKADSTLSTLIKTRKSSKVSPVNAQNALEKLESSIQDLEERLDCIIRCLIKTRVSLLNILNH, encoded by the coding sequence ATGGCTTCTTCACCTCCAAACCCAAAACCCCTTTTTCATGCTCGCTCTGACAGCTTGCCTTCTAGACCTCATTTGTTTCGTTCTCAATTGGAGGAGCATCTATGTAGGTTAAGGGCTACCGATGCCTCCTCTTCCTCATCTTCATCAATATGTAACCAACTAAGTTGCCTTAGAGATTTATATGATTCTGTTGATAGCTTCCTTCAGCTGGGACAAACTCAGCGAGCCTTAGCTAAAGAATTCTCCGGGAAACAATTTGATAAGGTCCTGGATGGGTCTCTTAGGCGCTTAGATGTGAGTAGCATCACGAAAGATGTCCTGTCGAGGACCAAGGAACAGGCACAAGAACTCCAATCTATTTTCCGAAGGCGGCGGGGAGATGAATGCAGTTTCAGAAATGAGGTTAATGTATACTTAACCTCAAGGAAGGAAGCAAAGAACGTGACCCTCAAATCCTTGAGAGACATAAAGAGTAAATGCCGTTTCTCACCTTCTGACCATGAAAACATGGGAATGGTTAGCATGTTGAGAGAAATAGATGAAGTTAGTCTTTTGGTGTTCGAATCTCTGTTGTCCTATGTTTCTGGTGCAAATGCGCAATCAAAGACTAGCAGCTGGTCTTCAGTTTCCAGATTTATGCATTCCAAGCGCATAGCATGCAATGAAGAAGCCAATGATAACAATGAATTTGAGAAGGCAGATTCTACTCTAAGCACTCTCATCAAGACAAGAAAGTCAAGTAAAGTAAGCCCTGTCAATGCCCAAAATGCCTTGGAGAAATTGGAGTCAAGCATTCAGGATCTTGAGGAACGACTAGATTGTATCATCAGATGTTTGATCAAAACCAGAGTGTCCCTTCTCAACATTCTCAACCATTAG